DNA sequence from the Streptomyces sp. HUAS 15-9 genome:
CCAGGAGGTGCAGACCCAGGATCGCGTAGTCCACGTCGTCGTCGCGGCAGCTGCCGTGGATATGGCCGCGGACGCACTGGCGCCACTCCGGGCGCAGTTGGAGGCCGTCGGTGTCGTCGGCGGGCTCGGGGAGGTAGTCGGTCAGGGGCAGGGCGGCGGCCTGCCGTAGGTAGCGGTCGATACGGTCGCGCGTCCACAGGTCGCCCTGCTCGACCGGTTTGCCGAGCATGTTGCCCGCGATCCGGCCGAGCCAGCCCCCGAGAATGCGGTCGGCGAGCTCTGGCTCAGTGCCCACAGGGGTCATGGCTCCGGTTTACCCGATTTCGGGGGCGGGCGTGCCGTATTGGGGGCTGTTCAGGGCGAGTGGCACAGGGAGTTCCCAGGGGCGTCCCAGGAGCTTCCCAGGGTTCGGGCGGGGCATGACGGCGGGGGTGTCCTGCGGTTATGGTCGCAGCGGCGCGACTGGCCCTTGCTGTGCGAGGGCCCGGAGAGCAAGGGGAATGCAAGGTGGTGGACGCTGCTGTGAACGAGACGCGAAGGGTGCTCATCGCCGCGGACAAGTTCAAGGGCTCACTGACGGCCGTCGAGGTCGCCGAGCGCGTGACAGCCGGACTGCGCCGGGTCGTGCCGGGCCTGGAGGTGGAGTCGCTGCCGGTGGCCGACGGCGGTGACGGGACGGTGGCCGCGGCGGTCGCCGCCGGCTTCGAGCGGCGGGAGGTCCGGGTCGCGGGGCCGCTGGGGCAGGAGGTCACCGCCGCGTTCGCGCTGCGCGGCGACACCGCGGTCGTGGAGATGGCGGAGGCGAGCGGGTTGCAGCGGCTGCCGGCCGGGGTCTTCGCGCCGCTCACGGCATCGACGTACGGCTCGGGAGAGCTGCTGGCGGCCGCGCTGGACGCGGGGGCGCGGACGATCGTGTTCGGCGTCGGGGGCAGTGCCACGACGGACGGCGGGGCGGGGATGCTGTCCGCGCTCGGCGCGCGTCTTCTGGACGAGGACGGGGAGCCGGTGCCGCCGGGTGGGGGCGGGCTCGCCGATCTCGTGCGGGCGGACCTGTCCGGTCTCGACCCCCGGCTGGCCGCGGTCGACCTGGTGCTCGCCAGCGACGTCGACAATCCGCTGACGGGGCCGAAGGGTGCGTCGGCGGTGTACGGCCCGCAGAAGGGGGCTTCGCCGGACGACGTGGCGGCGCTGGACGCGGCGCTCGGGCACTTCGCGAAGGTGGTCGAGGCCGCGGTGGGACCGCGGGCGGCGGAGTACGCGGCGTCGGCGGGGGCCGGGGCGGCGGGTGGCATCGGGTACGGGGCGCTGTTGCTCGGGGCGCGGTTTCGGCCCGGTATCGAGGTCATGCTGGATGTGCTGGGCTTCGCGCCCGCGCTGGAGCGGGCGTCGCTGGTGATCACGGGGGAGGGTTCCCTGGACGAGCAGACGCTGCACGGGAAGGCTCCGGTGGGGGTTGCGGCGGCTGCGCGGGGGGTGGGCAAGGAGGTTGTCGCCGTGTGCGGGAGGCTTGCGCTTGCGTCGGCGGAGCTGGAGGGGGTGGGGATCGTGCGGGCCTATCCGTTGACGTCTGTCGAACCGGATGTCGCGAAGTGCATCGCGGATGCGGGGCCGATTCTCGAGCGGGTCGCGTCGCGTATCGCGCAGGACTTCTTGCGCCCGCCCGCCCGCCCGACTCGGTGACTCGAGCAGTCACCGCCACGGGGCTCCGCCCCGGCCCCCGGCGGGGACTGCGTCCCCTGCACCCCCTGTATCCCACCTACCCGCCCGACTCGGTGACTCGAGCAGTGATCGCCACGGGGCTCCGCCCCGGCCCCCGGCGGGGACTGCGTCCCCTGCGCCCCTGACCGGTCCGGAAGCATCCAGCCCGCTCGCATCAGCAAAAGCGAAGGGCCCCGAACCCAACCAGGTCCGGGGCCCTCAGCGGCCAGCGCTACGGCAACTGCGCCGCCCGCGCCTCCCGCCTGTTGTCGCGGAAGTTGTTCACCCGGCGGGCCGTGGCGAACAGGGGGATCACCGCGCCCATCACCAGCTGCAGCGCACAGCCCGTCTGGAGGAGCAGCTGGCCGCTGGGGGCGTCGAAGGCCCAGGCGGCCAGGAGGCCCATCGACAGGACGATCCAGGCCAGCATGGCCACGGCCAGGCGGCCCCGCGGCTTCGGGTACTCCACCCGGCTCACCATCAGCCACGCCGTGCCCAGGATGGCCAGCAGCGTCGCCACGAAGGGAAGCTCCAGCAGGACGATGGAGACCACCGTCAGCGCGCCGAAGGGGGACGGCATGCCCTGGAACATGCCGTTTCTCGGCGTCACGCACGAGAAGCGCGCCAGACGCAGTACGACGGCCAAGAGCACCACGATTGCCCCGAGCGCCGCCACTCTCTGGTGCGCGTCGTCCGCCACCATGCCGTAGACGAGGACGAAGTACGCCGGCGCCAGGCCGAAGCTGATCAGGTCGGAGAGGTTGTCCAGCTCCGCGCCCATCGGCGAGCTGCGCAGCTTGCGCGCCACCAGGCCGTCGAACAGGTCGAAGACCGCCGCGCAGAGCATGAGGATGACTGCGGTGGCGGCCGAGTGACGAGCCATGCCGGCCGACTCGTCGTTGCCCGTCAGGTG
Encoded proteins:
- the pssA gene encoding CDP-diacylglycerol--serine O-phosphatidyltransferase, with the protein product MPEADEVDDEEEMPLSLRLSIADTLTLGNATCGFMAVYFTTTGILIPHLTGNDESAGMARHSAATAVILMLCAAVFDLFDGLVARKLRSSPMGAELDNLSDLISFGLAPAYFVLVYGMVADDAHQRVAALGAIVVLLAVVLRLARFSCVTPRNGMFQGMPSPFGALTVVSIVLLELPFVATLLAILGTAWLMVSRVEYPKPRGRLAVAMLAWIVLSMGLLAAWAFDAPSGQLLLQTGCALQLVMGAVIPLFATARRVNNFRDNRREARAAQLP
- a CDS encoding glycerate kinase, with translation MNETRRVLIAADKFKGSLTAVEVAERVTAGLRRVVPGLEVESLPVADGGDGTVAAAVAAGFERREVRVAGPLGQEVTAAFALRGDTAVVEMAEASGLQRLPAGVFAPLTASTYGSGELLAAALDAGARTIVFGVGGSATTDGGAGMLSALGARLLDEDGEPVPPGGGGLADLVRADLSGLDPRLAAVDLVLASDVDNPLTGPKGASAVYGPQKGASPDDVAALDAALGHFAKVVEAAVGPRAAEYAASAGAGAAGGIGYGALLLGARFRPGIEVMLDVLGFAPALERASLVITGEGSLDEQTLHGKAPVGVAAAARGVGKEVVAVCGRLALASAELEGVGIVRAYPLTSVEPDVAKCIADAGPILERVASRIAQDFLRPPARPTR